Proteins co-encoded in one Alphaproteobacteria bacterium genomic window:
- a CDS encoding phosphomannomutase/phosphoglucomutase has translation MTDTHSFHSSILRAYDIRGIYEETLFSKDAWYVGKAFASAVIRATGNATPNIAVVFDGRLSTPELSQQLMDGIISTGATVWNFGLGPTPMMYFSVHHTNADAGVMVTGSHNPKTHNGFKLMLGKKSFFAEDITKLGEMALAGDFENGNGTIIEKDCSEAYVDVLAAGFEPQGAKPVKVVIDPGNGAAGVITERLVAKLDAGHKVINATIDGNFPNHHPDPTVPENMQQLTAAVNEGGYDFGIAFDGDGDRIGAVDKQGRILYGDQLMVLFSRDVLKNNPGATIIADVKASQTLFDDIANNGGNPVMWKTGHSLVKAKMKETGAKLAGEMSGHIFFADRYFGYDDGIYSAVRLINLMAHEDNTLETLLDAMPEVFNTPEIRIDVPDAEKFALVDTIHARLADSPDTVIDVDGVRVVNENGWWLARASNTQAAIIVRAEGRDAQALEALKGTIKQQLKASNITTDAL, from the coding sequence ATGACCGATACCCACAGTTTCCATAGTTCTATACTCCGTGCCTATGATATTCGAGGCATATACGAAGAAACCTTGTTTAGCAAAGATGCTTGGTATGTTGGCAAAGCTTTTGCCAGTGCGGTAATTCGCGCAACGGGCAACGCAACACCAAACATAGCGGTGGTATTCGATGGTCGTTTGAGTACGCCTGAGCTATCGCAGCAGTTGATGGATGGCATTATCAGTACCGGTGCTACGGTATGGAATTTTGGACTTGGGCCTACGCCAATGATGTATTTTTCGGTGCATCACACCAACGCAGATGCAGGAGTTATGGTAACCGGATCGCACAATCCAAAAACCCATAACGGCTTTAAATTGATGCTGGGTAAAAAATCATTTTTTGCCGAAGATATTACCAAGCTAGGCGAAATGGCGTTGGCTGGTGATTTTGAAAATGGTAACGGTACTATCATAGAAAAAGATTGCAGCGAGGCCTATGTAGACGTGTTGGCGGCGGGTTTTGAGCCACAAGGCGCAAAACCAGTTAAAGTTGTGATAGATCCGGGCAACGGAGCGGCTGGTGTAATCACAGAGCGGCTGGTGGCTAAGCTGGATGCGGGTCATAAGGTGATTAATGCTACTATTGATGGCAATTTCCCTAATCACCATCCCGATCCAACCGTGCCAGAGAATATGCAACAACTCACCGCAGCGGTAAACGAAGGCGGATATGATTTTGGCATTGCCTTTGATGGCGATGGGGATCGCATTGGCGCAGTCGATAAGCAGGGGCGCATTTTGTATGGCGACCAGCTGATGGTGTTATTCTCGCGGGATGTGCTCAAAAACAATCCGGGTGCGACCATTATTGCCGATGTAAAGGCCAGCCAAACTCTGTTTGATGATATTGCCAATAATGGTGGAAACCCAGTAATGTGGAAAACTGGTCATTCTTTAGTGAAGGCAAAAATGAAAGAAACTGGTGCGAAACTTGCCGGTGAAATGAGCGGGCATATTTTCTTCGCAGACCGCTATTTTGGCTATGATGACGGTATTTATTCTGCGGTACGCTTGATCAATCTTATGGCGCATGAAGACAATACGTTGGAAACCTTGTTGGATGCGATGCCAGAAGTATTTAACACCCCTGAAATACGTATTGATGTCCCCGATGCAGAGAAATTTGCACTGGTAGACACTATTCATGCGCGCTTGGCCGATAGCCCTGATACAGTGATTGACGTGGATGGCGTGCGTGTGGTGAACGAAAACGGCTGGTGGTTGGCGCGTGCATCAAATACGCAAGCCGCCATTATCGTGCGTGCAGAAGGACGTGATGCGCAGGCATTGGAAGCGCTCAAAGGCACCATTAAGCAGCAATTAAAGGCATCAAACATTACGACAGATGCGCTATAG
- a CDS encoding acyl-CoA dehydrogenase: MSNDDTMNDDTMTEVTLSGGTFKVPSPRGTPANAEPPEDWGPKDAHTPHTQSMRHYDPQRVVQEHEFVLDGVLNIEQYEGKIKGYDNVEENFQKVRDFASMSEAMHEVSHKGDRDPVKVHKLEREDGLPEVKTFLPPYIKDLYKKYAKENWTGIASSPDYEGGQGLPHSFMSGISEMHMANPGFAVLEVLTKGAVAALEEKGSEELKKEWLPRLNSGEFSGAMVMTENSYGSSLGDVETTFVLNEDGKTGQMHGHKRFLSSADHDATLGENGERNIVHMVLARTATSEGYLLKKDKDKKKFYTDKDGQIFDVDDEGNATLSENQEERKGRAVLTLALVPRVLLDKDGNYVDENGNIVDEPNTNNVRATKLNDKMGLEVQSNTDAEYSGAKGFVVGDVGEGMTNMFVIMNEARLLVGMQGTGCAEMARQNVEKYANEERRQGPGEHIINYPDSQKKIMSIRATVDAGRGISADVGLALDIARHGKDDAFTAQEKQAQQDYVDVMTPLVKWGQTEKGDKAVDDAVQLMGGQGYMRERGIAQIRNDVRISRIYEGSNPVLAIAEIATQLPKMNMFTQRAKDDLSKLDQDDPDMQDILKPMNDTIKKFDEATRHVQALGILAKKKGADSKEAGDFQAAATPFMELMYSVAAGTALAKNAQAAKNKLQNEDLDIEQEGFLESKVANAKFYANRDAARMASAHLEEIKDGTKYLDLPDLGRMEYGKGSIAKKLAKAATKALVRGHELNDEYSGRVMNLLKAVGATR, from the coding sequence ATGAGTAATGATGATACTATGAATGATGATACTATGACAGAAGTAACATTATCTGGCGGTACTTTCAAAGTTCCAAGTCCGCGTGGGACGCCAGCTAATGCAGAGCCACCAGAAGACTGGGGGCCAAAGGATGCGCATACTCCTCATACTCAGTCAATGCGCCATTACGATCCGCAACGGGTAGTGCAAGAACATGAGTTCGTGCTGGATGGCGTGCTGAATATTGAGCAATATGAAGGCAAAATTAAGGGCTACGATAATGTAGAAGAGAACTTTCAAAAAGTACGCGACTTCGCCAGCATGTCTGAAGCGATGCATGAAGTGAGCCACAAGGGCGATCGCGACCCGGTCAAGGTGCATAAGCTTGAAAGAGAAGATGGTCTGCCAGAGGTGAAAACCTTTCTTCCGCCCTATATTAAAGACCTGTATAAAAAATATGCTAAAGAAAACTGGACAGGCATAGCCAGTAGTCCGGATTATGAGGGCGGACAAGGCTTGCCGCATAGCTTCATGTCTGGAATCAGCGAAATGCATATGGCTAATCCGGGCTTTGCTGTTTTAGAAGTGCTGACTAAAGGTGCGGTGGCAGCACTGGAAGAAAAAGGCAGTGAAGAGCTAAAAAAAGAATGGCTACCACGGCTAAATTCGGGTGAGTTTAGCGGCGCTATGGTTATGACTGAAAATAGCTATGGCAGCTCGCTTGGCGACGTCGAAACTACATTTGTGCTGAACGAAGATGGTAAAACAGGCCAGATGCATGGCCATAAGCGCTTTTTGTCTTCGGCAGATCACGATGCTACCTTGGGCGAAAATGGAGAGCGTAATATCGTGCATATGGTGTTGGCGCGTACCGCCACATCAGAAGGGTATTTGCTGAAAAAAGATAAAGACAAGAAAAAATTCTATACCGATAAAGATGGCCAAATTTTTGATGTCGATGATGAAGGCAATGCGACACTTTCCGAAAATCAGGAAGAACGCAAAGGCCGCGCGGTATTGACGCTAGCTCTTGTTCCTCGTGTGTTGCTGGATAAAGATGGCAATTATGTAGATGAAAACGGCAATATTGTAGATGAACCCAACACCAATAACGTTCGTGCAACTAAGCTGAACGATAAAATGGGGCTGGAAGTGCAGTCCAATACCGATGCCGAATATTCCGGCGCCAAAGGCTTTGTGGTTGGCGATGTGGGCGAGGGCATGACTAACATGTTTGTTATCATGAACGAAGCACGTTTGCTGGTGGGTATGCAAGGCACAGGCTGCGCAGAAATGGCGCGGCAAAATGTTGAGAAATATGCAAATGAAGAGCGCAGACAAGGCCCCGGAGAGCATATTATCAATTATCCCGATTCGCAGAAAAAAATCATGTCTATACGCGCTACGGTAGATGCGGGGCGTGGTATTTCTGCAGATGTTGGTTTAGCACTGGATATAGCCCGCCACGGTAAAGACGATGCCTTTACGGCACAAGAAAAGCAAGCCCAACAAGACTATGTGGATGTAATGACACCGCTAGTAAAATGGGGGCAAACCGAAAAAGGTGACAAAGCAGTAGACGATGCCGTTCAGCTTATGGGCGGGCAGGGCTATATGCGCGAGCGCGGCATTGCACAGATCCGTAACGATGTACGCATTTCGCGTATCTATGAAGGGTCGAATCCGGTACTCGCGATTGCTGAAATTGCTACACAGCTTCCTAAAATGAATATGTTCACGCAAAGAGCTAAAGACGACTTGTCGAAATTGGATCAGGATGATCCCGATATGCAAGATATTCTGAAGCCTATGAATGACACGATCAAAAAATTTGATGAGGCAACGCGCCATGTGCAAGCCCTAGGAATATTAGCTAAGAAGAAAGGTGCGGATTCTAAGGAAGCCGGAGATTTTCAGGCAGCAGCTACTCCGTTTATGGAACTAATGTATAGCGTTGCTGCAGGGACTGCTTTGGCAAAAAATGCGCAAGCGGCAAAAAATAAACTGCAAAATGAAGATTTGGATATAGAGCAAGAAGGATTTTTAGAATCAAAAGTCGCCAATGCTAAATTCTATGCAAATAGAGATGCTGCACGTATGGCATCTGCACATTTAGAAGAAATTAAAGATGGCACTAAGTATCTAGATTTGCCTGACCTTGGACGAATGGAGTATGGAAAAGGTTCGATTGCGAAGAAACTTGCGAAGGCGGCAACTAAAGCGCTAGTGCGTGGACATGAACTTAACGATGAGTATTCAGGAAGAGTAATGAACCTACTCAAGGCTGTAGGAGCGACAAGATGA
- a CDS encoding CusA/CzcA family heavy metal efflux RND transporter has product MIGLTVFGITAVKQTPLDAIPDLSDTQVIIRTEFPGQSPQIVEDLVTYPLSTTMLGLPKTKVVRGFSMFGTSFVYIIFKDSVDQYWARSRVIEALSKIQGDLPQAAKPQIGPDATGVGWVYQYAVVDKSGKHDLAQLRSLQDWFLKFELATVPGVSEVASVGGFVKEYQVLIDPNRLRAFDVKLSRIKEVVAAASVEVGGRVIEQAETEYMIRSKGYITNLEDLKKTVIKAKDGTPVLLSDVAQVIEGPELRRGVTELNGEGEVVGGFVVMRSGENALNVIEGVKKKIESLKLGLPEGEEIISVYDRAPLIEGAVEYLSHKLIEEGVVVALVTLLFLLHARSALVAIITLPLGVLAAFIVMSAQGITANIMSLGGIAIAIGAMVDASIVMVENAHRKLSELDEHATRVEKNEAILLSAKEVGPGLFFSLLIITVSFLTVFALTGQSFRLFSPLAFTKTYAMAFASILSVTVVPVLMLWLIRGKIRREDENPINRWFIRLYQPLLAKALSYRILTVIIALMLLASTTIPLWRTGSEFMPPLYEGNLLYMPTTLPGVSITKAKEILAQTDRLLKTIPEVELVFGKVGRTDSATDPAPISMIETWIRLKPKDQWRDGMTSEALIKEMDKRVKLPGLINSWGYPIKIRIDMVSTGIRTPVGIKISGTNLKGIARVARDVEMAVKDISGTRSAFADRVVGGKYLDIIPNRASLARYNVDMMIFQQVIQSALGGMKIAESVQGRERYAIMLRYDRAFRGNPKDLADILVSTPDGAHIPLGELATIEFTDGPSIIKSENARLNGWVFVDIADRDIGGYVAEAQTVVAEKVRLPAGYAVGWSGQFEQMLEAEARLKIAIPSTILIIFVLLMIYFGRVDRTLMVMLSLPFGLIGGMWAVYLAGYNMSVATSVGFIALAGIAVETAVVMLLYLDHQVRHHPPANLKELAEAVMHGAVLRVRPKLMTVSVIIAGLLPIFLTDGLGSDVMRRIALPMVGGMVTTTVLTLIVIPVIYFLWEGRRFKSKNIDA; this is encoded by the coding sequence ATGATTGGACTCACGGTTTTCGGCATTACTGCTGTTAAACAAACGCCGCTGGATGCTATTCCTGATCTATCGGACACACAGGTGATTATCCGCACTGAGTTTCCTGGCCAATCTCCGCAGATTGTGGAGGATTTAGTTACATACCCACTTTCTACCACTATGTTGGGGCTGCCAAAAACCAAAGTCGTACGCGGTTTTTCCATGTTCGGCACCTCATTTGTTTATATTATTTTCAAAGACAGTGTTGACCAGTACTGGGCGCGAAGCCGGGTAATTGAGGCGCTTTCCAAAATTCAGGGCGATTTGCCACAAGCAGCAAAACCGCAGATCGGGCCGGATGCCACCGGCGTAGGCTGGGTATATCAGTATGCAGTGGTCGATAAATCCGGCAAACATGATTTGGCGCAGCTTCGCTCCTTACAAGACTGGTTCTTGAAATTTGAGCTAGCCACGGTGCCGGGTGTGTCAGAAGTCGCCTCAGTGGGTGGTTTTGTCAAAGAATATCAGGTGCTGATTGATCCAAATCGCTTAAGAGCTTTTGACGTGAAACTATCACGCATTAAAGAAGTGGTGGCGGCAGCCAGCGTCGAGGTGGGCGGCCGTGTAATTGAGCAGGCCGAAACTGAATATATGATTCGCTCTAAGGGCTATATCACCAATCTGGAAGATTTGAAAAAGACCGTTATTAAAGCAAAGGATGGTACGCCGGTGCTGCTATCTGATGTAGCACAGGTGATTGAAGGGCCGGAACTAAGGCGTGGCGTTACAGAGCTTAACGGCGAAGGTGAAGTCGTTGGTGGCTTTGTAGTGATGCGATCCGGTGAGAACGCACTAAATGTAATCGAGGGAGTGAAGAAGAAAATTGAAAGCCTGAAGCTTGGTCTGCCAGAAGGTGAGGAAATTATCTCTGTTTATGATCGCGCACCTTTAATTGAAGGCGCGGTGGAGTATCTTTCTCACAAGCTGATTGAAGAAGGCGTTGTCGTGGCACTGGTCACGCTGCTGTTCCTTCTTCATGCCCGATCTGCTTTGGTAGCCATCATCACCTTGCCGCTTGGAGTGTTGGCGGCATTTATCGTTATGTCGGCGCAAGGCATTACTGCAAATATCATGTCTTTGGGCGGTATTGCCATTGCCATTGGCGCGATGGTGGATGCCTCTATTGTTATGGTAGAAAACGCCCACCGAAAATTATCCGAATTAGATGAGCATGCCACTCGCGTAGAAAAAAACGAGGCGATTTTGCTTTCAGCGAAAGAAGTGGGGCCGGGGTTGTTTTTTTCGTTGCTGATTATTACCGTGTCTTTCCTGACAGTGTTTGCACTTACCGGGCAATCCTTCCGGTTGTTCTCACCGCTGGCATTCACTAAAACCTATGCGATGGCGTTTGCTTCCATCCTTTCTGTGACAGTCGTGCCAGTGCTGATGCTGTGGCTGATTCGCGGTAAAATCCGCCGTGAAGACGAGAATCCGATTAATCGCTGGTTCATTCGTCTTTATCAGCCGCTTTTGGCCAAGGCACTTAGCTATCGCATCCTCACTGTGATAATCGCGCTTATGTTGCTGGCATCCACCACCATTCCGCTATGGCGCACCGGCTCGGAATTCATGCCACCACTCTATGAAGGTAATCTGCTTTATATGCCGACAACTTTGCCCGGCGTGTCGATCACCAAGGCCAAAGAAATTCTGGCACAAACCGACCGGTTGCTCAAAACCATTCCCGAAGTGGAGCTGGTATTCGGCAAGGTCGGGCGCACCGATTCTGCAACCGATCCGGCACCCATTTCGATGATTGAGACATGGATACGACTCAAACCAAAAGACCAGTGGCGCGATGGTATGACATCCGAAGCGCTGATCAAAGAAATGGATAAACGGGTGAAACTGCCAGGGTTGATTAATAGCTGGGGCTATCCCATCAAAATCCGTATCGATATGGTATCCACTGGCATTCGTACGCCAGTTGGCATTAAAATATCCGGCACCAATTTAAAAGGAATTGCGCGTGTCGCCCGTGATGTGGAAATGGCAGTCAAAGACATTTCTGGCACGCGCTCTGCCTTTGCTGACCGCGTGGTGGGAGGGAAATATCTGGACATTATCCCCAACCGTGCCTCGCTGGCGCGTTATAACGTGGATATGATGATATTCCAGCAGGTGATTCAGTCGGCACTGGGTGGCATGAAAATCGCCGAATCGGTGCAGGGGCGGGAACGCTATGCCATTATGTTGCGCTACGACCGTGCCTTCCGTGGAAATCCGAAAGATTTGGCTGATATACTGGTGTCAACGCCGGACGGGGCGCATATTCCGCTTGGGGAGTTGGCCACCATCGAATTTACCGATGGCCCTTCGATAATTAAATCGGAAAATGCGCGGCTTAATGGTTGGGTGTTTGTAGATATTGCCGATCGCGATATTGGTGGTTATGTCGCTGAAGCGCAAACAGTGGTGGCAGAGAAAGTAAGACTGCCCGCCGGATATGCTGTTGGCTGGTCTGGCCAGTTCGAACAAATGCTGGAAGCAGAAGCGCGGCTAAAGATTGCCATTCCCTCCACCATCCTGATTATTTTCGTGCTGTTGATGATATATTTCGGGCGGGTGGATCGCACGTTGATGGTGATGCTCTCGCTGCCCTTTGGTTTAATTGGCGGCATGTGGGCGGTGTACCTGGCTGGATATAATATGTCGGTCGCCACTTCGGTCGGCTTTATTGCGCTGGCAGGTATTGCGGTGGAAACCGCTGTGGTGATGCTGCTGTATTTAGATCATCAGGTGCGCCACCATCCACCGGCAAATCTAAAAGAACTGGCAGAAGCAGTCATGCATGGCGCAGTATTGCGTGTACGGCCAAAACTGATGACTGTTTCCGTTATCATCGCTGGTTTGCTGCCTATATTCTTAACCGACGGTCTCGGCTCAGATGTGATGCGCCGCATTGCTCTGCCAATGGTTGGCGGCATGGTCACTACCACGGTACTGACGCTTATTGTGATTCCAGTAATATATTTTTTATGGGAGGGGCGACGTTTTAAATCAAAAAATATAGACGCTTAG
- a CDS encoding mannose-1-phosphate guanylyltransferase/mannose-6-phosphate isomerase — MAKSQKKLTVPVILCGGMGQRLWPLSRENHPKQLHKLCDENLTLLQQTLLRVANRDAFTAPIIICNVKHRFLVAENLRESGITDAHVILEPQSRNTAPAIAIATLYAQQHFAGHPVLAMPADHYIQDTPALLVAVEKACQLACEEFIVTFGIAPRHPETGYGYIQLAQPLAQEGCFRVRNFKEKPDHATAKRYVASENYLWNSGIFVFTAKQMLAEMAKYQPDLLNKAQNAANFEKKYDFVHVHNEKFFSLPSLSFDYAIMEHTQKAAVVALDCGWSDVGTWDAAWQLAPKDANGNTSQGDTFISESKNCYLSASDSMHISALGVEDLLIIATKDSVLVANMSCAQAVKALVTNLRITHMHLLENGAKTYRPWGYYESIQATSQHQIKRLIIHPKAKLSLQMHQRRAEHWFIINGVAQVTLGTELHELHANESIYIPQGTYHRLENLSDTPLEVLEVQTGSYLGEDDIIRIEDAYGRK; from the coding sequence ATGGCCAAAAGTCAAAAAAAATTAACAGTTCCGGTCATTTTATGTGGTGGTATGGGGCAGCGTTTATGGCCGCTATCGCGAGAAAACCACCCAAAACAATTACATAAACTTTGCGATGAGAATTTAACACTTTTGCAACAAACATTGCTTCGTGTCGCCAATCGCGATGCATTCACTGCTCCTATCATTATTTGCAACGTTAAACATCGTTTTTTGGTAGCCGAAAATCTTCGTGAATCAGGAATTACCGATGCTCATGTAATTTTAGAGCCACAATCCCGCAACACCGCCCCTGCCATTGCTATTGCCACGCTGTATGCCCAGCAGCATTTTGCAGGCCACCCGGTGCTTGCTATGCCTGCTGATCATTACATTCAAGATACTCCAGCTTTATTAGTTGCGGTGGAAAAAGCCTGCCAACTGGCATGCGAAGAATTCATTGTTACTTTTGGAATAGCGCCGCGCCACCCAGAAACCGGCTACGGTTACATTCAACTAGCGCAACCTCTGGCTCAAGAAGGATGCTTTAGGGTTCGTAATTTCAAAGAAAAACCTGATCATGCCACCGCAAAACGTTATGTAGCCTCTGAGAATTACCTATGGAATAGCGGCATTTTTGTTTTTACTGCTAAACAAATGTTGGCAGAAATGGCGAAATATCAGCCAGATTTACTTAATAAAGCGCAAAATGCCGCTAACTTTGAAAAAAAATATGATTTCGTGCATGTGCATAATGAGAAATTCTTTTCCCTGCCTTCGCTATCGTTTGATTACGCCATAATGGAACACACGCAAAAAGCGGCAGTCGTGGCTCTGGATTGTGGGTGGAGTGACGTGGGCACATGGGATGCCGCATGGCAGCTAGCCCCCAAAGATGCTAATGGCAATACTTCGCAGGGAGACACTTTCATAAGTGAGAGCAAAAATTGCTATCTGTCCGCAAGCGATTCTATGCACATCTCCGCTCTGGGAGTAGAAGACTTACTTATTATTGCTACGAAAGATTCGGTATTGGTTGCTAATATGTCCTGTGCGCAAGCAGTTAAAGCGCTGGTTACCAATCTGCGGATAACGCATATGCATTTGCTTGAAAACGGGGCAAAAACATATCGCCCGTGGGGATATTATGAAAGCATACAAGCTACCTCGCAACATCAGATCAAACGTCTGATAATACACCCTAAGGCGAAGCTTTCACTGCAAATGCATCAGCGTCGCGCCGAGCATTGGTTTATTATCAACGGGGTTGCACAGGTTACATTGGGTACAGAGCTGCACGAATTGCATGCAAATGAATCTATATACATCCCGCAAGGCACGTATCACCGGCTAGAAAATTTGTCGGACACGCCTTTGGAAGTATTGGAGGTGCAAACCGGCAGCTATCTGGGAGAAGATGATATTATTCGCATTGAGGATGCCTATGGACGAAAATAA
- a CDS encoding UDP-glucose/GDP-mannose dehydrogenase family protein, with protein MHITVVGTGYVGLVSGTCLAQVGWNVTCVDKLEDKVEKLKKGIIPIYEPQLDEMVRANVEQGRLTFSTNLPSAIAKSDIIIIAVGTPTRKQDGNADLQYVYAVAKEIAQSLDHYAVIVTKSTVPAGTGHEIQRLIREEKPNLEFDIASNPEFLREGNAIFDFMEPDRIVVGVETPRAREVMAKLYSPFSDKNAEVLFTDIVSSELIKYAANTFLATKVSFINEMADLCEKVGGNVVDVAKGMGSDSRIGPKFLQPGPGYGGSCFPKDTLAMVNIGERALSSTTIVEAVIAVNRARPHRMIAKILAALDNNVRGKRIAMLGLTFKPDTDDVRDSVVITIADELTRLGAVVIAYDPQGMHEAEKILGDSITYAKDTEAALKDADLVVLATEWKEFCALTPEYIKSQVANPLMVDLRNVFDPETMSKQGFEYHSIGRASVKASA; from the coding sequence ATGCATATTACAGTAGTAGGTACCGGCTATGTTGGCTTGGTAAGTGGAACATGTCTTGCGCAGGTTGGCTGGAATGTAACATGCGTGGATAAATTGGAAGATAAGGTAGAGAAGCTTAAAAAAGGCATCATTCCTATCTATGAGCCGCAATTGGATGAAATGGTGCGAGCAAATGTGGAGCAGGGGCGCTTGACATTCAGCACCAATTTGCCTTCTGCCATCGCGAAATCAGATATTATCATTATTGCGGTGGGCACTCCAACCCGTAAACAGGATGGCAATGCCGATCTGCAATATGTGTATGCAGTAGCAAAAGAAATTGCACAAAGCCTCGACCATTATGCGGTAATAGTAACAAAATCAACAGTGCCTGCAGGCACAGGCCACGAAATTCAGCGCCTTATCCGCGAAGAAAAACCCAATTTAGAATTTGATATTGCATCCAATCCCGAATTTCTGCGCGAGGGCAATGCGATATTCGATTTTATGGAGCCGGATCGCATTGTGGTGGGTGTAGAAACACCCCGCGCCCGTGAAGTTATGGCAAAATTATACTCACCTTTCAGTGACAAAAATGCCGAAGTTTTATTCACCGACATCGTATCTTCAGAGCTGATTAAATACGCCGCAAACACGTTTTTGGCGACTAAAGTAAGCTTCATTAACGAAATGGCTGATTTATGTGAAAAAGTCGGCGGTAATGTGGTGGATGTTGCCAAAGGCATGGGCAGCGATAGCCGTATCGGCCCAAAATTTTTGCAGCCCGGCCCCGGATATGGCGGCTCGTGCTTTCCTAAAGACACGTTGGCTATGGTGAATATTGGCGAACGGGCTTTAAGCTCTACTACCATCGTAGAAGCGGTGATCGCTGTGAACCGCGCCCGCCCCCACCGCATGATTGCGAAGATTCTGGCGGCGTTGGATAATAACGTGCGAGGCAAGCGCATTGCCATGTTGGGGCTGACATTCAAACCCGATACTGACGATGTACGTGACAGTGTGGTGATAACGATTGCCGATGAGCTGACACGTCTTGGCGCGGTAGTAATCGCCTATGATCCACAAGGCATGCATGAAGCCGAAAAAATTCTGGGCGATAGCATTACGTATGCAAAAGATACTGAAGCTGCGCTTAAAGATGCGGATTTAGTGGTGCTGGCCACCGAATGGAAAGAGTTTTGCGCCCTCACACCAGAATACATTAAATCGCAAGTGGCGAACCCGCTAATGGTGGATTTACGCAATGTATTTGATCCTGAAACCATGAGTAAACAGGGATTTGAATATCATTCAATTGGCCGTGCATCAGTGAAAGCAAGCGCCTAA
- a CDS encoding efflux RND transporter periplasmic adaptor subunit gives MKKINLIIALLIMTFTLPALATEQYTCPMHPHYLSDHEGTCPICGMDLVPVYEESNSEGNASGAVTISPETIQTMGVRTAKAEKASFGTEIRAVGIVASDKRAQQELTTRVEGWIEDLKIEAVGDVVAKGDVLYHLYSPELISAQKDYISALSTGITGRITATRKRLEFMGVQPSVLATITKQRKALENLPFTADAAGTVSQIMVREGSYIKSGEMIAQIEDYSNVWVEASVAEKDMAFIAADAEAKVRFPNLNNKTIMAIVDYIYPTIDATTRIGKIRLLLPNEGDIRPGMYADVVFETKSEQRLSIPTEAILHDADGEHVIVALGNGRFAPRDIEIGIAGGGRTEVLSGLKEGENIVVSSQFLIDSESSLRESLNKMQSPTKEAPAEPMQMEGGHARH, from the coding sequence ATGAAAAAGATTAATCTGATCATAGCCTTGCTGATCATGACATTTACTTTGCCCGCTCTAGCAACGGAGCAATATACCTGTCCGATGCATCCGCACTATCTCTCCGACCATGAAGGCACATGCCCAATTTGCGGCATGGATTTAGTGCCGGTCTATGAAGAATCAAATAGTGAGGGTAATGCATCTGGCGCCGTCACCATTTCTCCTGAAACCATCCAGACAATGGGCGTTCGCACTGCCAAAGCAGAGAAAGCGTCCTTTGGTACAGAAATTCGTGCTGTAGGAATTGTAGCATCTGATAAACGGGCGCAACAGGAACTCACCACCCGAGTGGAAGGCTGGATTGAAGATTTAAAAATTGAAGCCGTCGGAGATGTGGTGGCAAAAGGCGATGTGCTTTACCACCTCTACAGCCCAGAGCTTATCAGCGCCCAGAAGGATTATATCAGCGCCCTTTCTACAGGTATCACAGGCCGTATCACTGCCACGCGCAAACGGCTGGAGTTTATGGGAGTGCAACCTTCCGTGTTGGCTACCATTACCAAGCAACGCAAAGCGTTGGAAAATTTGCCTTTCACCGCAGATGCTGCAGGAACAGTCAGCCAGATTATGGTGCGTGAGGGCAGCTATATTAAGTCCGGCGAGATGATTGCACAGATCGAGGATTATTCCAATGTTTGGGTAGAGGCCAGTGTGGCTGAAAAAGACATGGCATTTATTGCCGCAGATGCCGAAGCCAAGGTGCGCTTCCCGAATCTGAACAATAAAACGATCATGGCCATAGTGGATTATATTTACCCCACCATTGATGCTACCACCCGCATTGGCAAAATACGATTGCTGCTCCCCAACGAAGGCGATATCCGCCCTGGTATGTATGCAGATGTAGTGTTTGAAACCAAATCCGAACAGCGTCTTTCTATTCCCACCGAAGCCATTTTGCATGATGCGGATGGCGAGCATGTCATTGTGGCGTTAGGTAATGGAAGGTTTGCACCGCGTGATATTGAAATTGGCATCGCAGGCGGCGGCAGAACAGAAGTACTTTCCGGTTTAAAAGAAGGTGAAAATATCGTAGTGAGCAGTCAGTTTCTGATTGATTCCGAAAGCTCATTGCGAGAATCACTTAATAAAATGCAAAGCCCAACCAAAGAAGCTCCGGCAGAGCCTATGCAGATGGAGGGCGGTCATGCAAGACACTAA